One window of the Natronomonas marina genome contains the following:
- a CDS encoding N-acyl homoserine lactonase family protein, translating into MDLHLLDRGRIHADLNFALDGTAVAAHSDPNPDLEYAEFAVWNLVVDHPEATILWDTGSHPDAADGYWPAPLYEAFAHPDAAERDLETALGEVGLAVDDIDCVVQSHLHLDHAGGLHHFAGTDVPVYVHRRELEHAYLSANTTAGGTAYLESDFDHDLNWQVVDQHRHHLLDGIELLHVPGHTPGLLGALLERDGENVLVAGDAAFLEANYEEGHSMGASLLYDSRAAADSIEFLRDVERRHDARVLYGHDPDQFERLRGEF; encoded by the coding sequence ATGGACCTCCACCTGCTGGACCGGGGCCGAATCCACGCCGACCTGAACTTCGCGCTCGACGGGACGGCGGTCGCCGCCCACAGCGACCCCAATCCGGATCTCGAGTACGCCGAGTTCGCCGTCTGGAACCTCGTCGTCGACCACCCCGAGGCGACGATCCTGTGGGACACCGGCTCCCACCCCGACGCCGCCGACGGCTACTGGCCGGCACCGCTGTACGAGGCCTTCGCCCACCCCGACGCCGCCGAGCGGGACCTCGAGACGGCGCTCGGCGAGGTCGGTCTCGCAGTCGACGACATCGACTGCGTCGTCCAGTCGCACCTCCACCTCGACCACGCCGGCGGCCTGCACCACTTCGCCGGGACCGACGTGCCGGTGTACGTCCACCGGCGGGAACTGGAACACGCCTACCTGTCGGCGAACACGACCGCCGGCGGGACCGCCTACCTCGAAAGCGACTTCGATCACGACCTGAACTGGCAGGTGGTCGACCAGCACCGCCACCACCTCCTCGACGGCATCGAGTTGCTCCACGTCCCGGGCCACACGCCGGGACTGCTCGGCGCGCTCCTCGAACGCGACGGCGAGAACGTCCTCGTCGCCGGCGACGCGGCGTTCCTCGAGGCCAACTACGAGGAGGGTCACTCGATGGGGGCCAGCCTGCTGTACGACTCGCGGGCCGCCGCCGACAGCATCGAGTTCCTGCGGGACGTCGAGCGGCGCCACGACGCCCGCGTCCTCTACGGGCACGACCCCGACCAGTTCGAGCGGTTGCGCGGGGAGTTCTGA
- a CDS encoding thioredoxin family protein, protein MVALESESDRLERGDRPPDFDLPGTDGETYSLEDFEEYDALLVVFTCNHCPYAQAKFGAMNAIADDYEEVAVVGINPNDAEEYPEDSFERMVEYVESGDIDVTAYLRDEPQAVAEAYGAVCTPDPFLFENDDGFRLVYHGRFDDALDPDAEPSGQPGFEMRSVIEDVLAGEKPDAEFRPSRGCSIKWRD, encoded by the coding sequence ATGGTCGCGCTCGAATCCGAATCCGACCGTCTCGAACGTGGTGACAGGCCCCCCGACTTCGACCTCCCGGGAACCGACGGCGAGACGTACTCCCTCGAGGACTTCGAGGAGTACGACGCCCTGCTCGTGGTCTTCACCTGCAACCACTGTCCGTACGCACAGGCGAAGTTCGGGGCGATGAACGCCATCGCCGACGACTACGAGGAGGTGGCCGTCGTCGGCATCAACCCCAACGACGCCGAGGAGTACCCCGAGGACTCCTTCGAGAGGATGGTCGAGTACGTCGAGTCGGGCGACATCGACGTCACGGCCTACCTCAGAGACGAACCACAGGCCGTCGCCGAAGCCTACGGCGCCGTCTGTACCCCGGACCCGTTCCTCTTCGAGAACGACGACGGCTTCCGACTGGTCTATCACGGCCGGTTCGACGACGCCCTCGACCCCGACGCGGAACCGTCCGGCCAGCCGGGCTTCGAGATGCGGTCGGTCATCGAGGACGTCCTCGCCGGCGAAAAACCGGACGCCGAGTTCCGTCCCTCGCGGGGCTGTTCGATCAAGTGGCGGGACTGA
- a CDS encoding LEA type 2 family protein: protein MEPELTRRNVAIGVAAVAGVLLLLSATVAVAYDSPRVRSTESQFGTVTAEASAVDTTIVVRNPNGVAVPGGVDLQYTVSLNDVRVARGAESGVDIAPGNNSIETNATFDNGKIPAWWVTHINGNETSTMTTTADVGVAGLPVGPTLTVERREIETDLLGPLAAENASRMSLNDTDLLVIENQTGRWGEADDQRTPLVVSNALRNVHDRPVEIDGTDYEIRMNGVVVGEGETTNGVALAPGESTTYDVRAVIDTQRMQRWWVSHLRNGETTDLTIEVFAVAVVDGERERLPLTVYERQAVFETDFLDTGETSVRVVGDGSGSNASFARPTVRNSTSAWGEVRDDETEVRTTVRIDNPTDEAYADLLALVVDQRTTIAGVTASEGTERVEDLPRGSGTVEVTSTMPHSVVPEWWAAHLENGERSRSRTELDADADAAVTTLPVDLPDRNSTVETDTLADLDDDSTRAVESEETGRRLLTVHSTSAEYVDPTPERATIVVRADLENDNPLSSVTIRDVDYTVALNDVTLADRTAPETHTLDPGERRTVEFTLVLNNSRMAAWWPTHVRRNEVSTLDRSATATVETGGDTERVELEFLSTDRTVETDLLAD from the coding sequence GTGGAGCCGGAACTCACGCGACGGAACGTCGCCATCGGCGTCGCAGCGGTCGCCGGAGTGTTGCTGTTGCTGTCGGCGACGGTCGCGGTCGCCTACGACTCGCCGCGCGTCCGAAGCACCGAGAGCCAGTTCGGCACGGTGACCGCCGAGGCGTCGGCCGTCGACACCACCATCGTCGTCCGAAACCCCAACGGGGTCGCGGTTCCCGGCGGCGTCGACCTGCAGTACACCGTCTCGCTCAACGACGTCCGGGTCGCCCGCGGCGCCGAGTCCGGCGTCGACATCGCCCCGGGCAACAACAGCATCGAAACGAACGCGACCTTCGACAACGGCAAGATACCGGCCTGGTGGGTCACCCACATCAACGGCAACGAGACGTCGACGATGACGACGACGGCCGACGTCGGCGTCGCCGGCCTGCCCGTCGGGCCGACGCTGACCGTCGAGCGCCGCGAGATAGAGACCGACCTGCTGGGGCCGCTGGCCGCCGAGAACGCCTCCCGGATGTCGCTGAACGACACGGACCTGCTGGTCATCGAGAACCAGACGGGTCGCTGGGGCGAGGCCGACGACCAGCGGACGCCGCTGGTCGTCTCCAACGCCCTCCGGAACGTCCACGACCGCCCGGTCGAGATCGACGGCACCGACTACGAGATACGGATGAACGGCGTCGTCGTCGGCGAGGGCGAGACGACCAACGGCGTCGCGCTGGCGCCCGGCGAGTCCACCACCTACGACGTCCGGGCGGTCATCGACACCCAGCGGATGCAGCGGTGGTGGGTGAGTCACCTCCGCAACGGCGAGACGACGGACCTCACAATCGAGGTGTTCGCCGTCGCGGTCGTCGACGGCGAGCGGGAGCGCCTCCCGCTGACCGTCTACGAGCGGCAGGCGGTCTTCGAGACCGACTTCCTCGACACCGGCGAGACGTCGGTCCGGGTCGTCGGGGACGGCAGCGGGTCGAACGCCTCCTTCGCCCGCCCGACGGTCCGGAACTCGACGAGCGCGTGGGGCGAGGTGCGCGACGACGAGACCGAGGTCCGAACGACCGTCCGAATCGACAATCCCACCGACGAGGCGTACGCCGATCTGCTCGCGCTCGTCGTCGACCAGCGGACGACCATCGCCGGCGTCACGGCCTCGGAGGGCACCGAACGGGTCGAGGACCTGCCGCGAGGGAGCGGGACCGTCGAGGTGACCTCGACGATGCCGCACTCGGTCGTCCCCGAGTGGTGGGCGGCCCACCTCGAGAACGGCGAGCGGTCGCGTAGCCGGACCGAACTCGACGCCGACGCGGACGCCGCGGTCACGACGCTGCCCGTCGACCTCCCGGACCGGAACTCGACCGTCGAAACGGACACGCTGGCCGACCTCGACGACGACTCGACGCGGGCCGTCGAGAGCGAGGAGACGGGGCGACGGCTCCTGACCGTCCACTCGACGAGCGCCGAGTACGTCGACCCGACGCCCGAGCGGGCGACCATCGTCGTCCGGGCCGACCTCGAGAACGACAACCCGCTCTCGTCGGTGACCATCCGCGACGTCGACTACACCGTCGCGCTCAACGACGTGACGCTGGCCGACCGGACCGCTCCCGAGACCCACACCCTCGACCCCGGCGAGCGCCGGACCGTCGAGTTCACGCTCGTGCTGAACAACTCCCGGATGGCGGCGTGGTGGCCGACCCACGTCCGCCGAAACGAGGTGTCGACGCTGGACCGCTCGGCGACCGCGACCGTCGAGACCGGCGGCGACACCGAACGGGTCGAGTTGGAGTTCCTCTCGACCGACCGGACCGTCGAGACGGACCTCCTGGCCGACTGA
- a CDS encoding DUF7504 family protein has product MAEIDEWLAETAGSYVVHAPPLAGTTPFVDGVGGRRAGETLLVAATMGLERTPPSALASVSSVVDCSPTESGSTGTIGSPADLTGVSMPVSEFLKATERPTLAIDSVSTFLYYADDAAVFRFLSVLTAHIRRRDGLGLFVMTPAAHDEQTIHTFAQVFDGRIDLERDRVRVETAETSDHPDGWQPR; this is encoded by the coding sequence GTGGCCGAAATCGACGAGTGGCTCGCCGAAACCGCCGGCAGCTACGTCGTACACGCGCCGCCGCTCGCGGGGACGACGCCGTTCGTCGACGGCGTCGGCGGCCGGCGGGCCGGCGAGACGCTGCTCGTCGCGGCGACGATGGGGCTGGAGCGGACGCCGCCGAGCGCGCTGGCGTCGGTCTCGTCGGTCGTCGACTGCTCGCCGACCGAGTCCGGCAGCACCGGCACCATCGGCTCGCCCGCGGACCTCACCGGCGTCTCGATGCCCGTCTCCGAGTTCCTCAAGGCGACCGAGCGACCGACGCTCGCCATCGACTCGGTCTCGACGTTCCTGTACTACGCCGACGACGCCGCCGTCTTCCGCTTTCTCAGCGTCCTCACCGCCCACATCCGGCGACGGGACGGTCTCGGTCTCTTCGTGATGACGCCGGCCGCCCACGACGAGCAGACGATCCACACCTTCGCACAGGTGTTCGACGGCCGCATCGACCTCGAACGCGACCGGGTCCGCGTCGAGACGGCGGAGACGAGCGACCACCCCGACGGCTGGCAGCCGCGGTAG
- a CDS encoding mechanosensitive ion channel family protein: MGAPISWGVPVGLEEAVGGVALTAPLSRGLLAGGAALAVVVELLLERTEDKRRKHDFRSLLRVVFIVLAVVGVTAVLTRQYLGLLFSLGIVGFAVTFALQQPLFSLIGWVYIMVKRPYGVGDRITFPVNRYR, from the coding sequence TTGGGTGCTCCGATCAGCTGGGGGGTGCCGGTCGGTCTCGAGGAAGCGGTCGGCGGCGTGGCGCTGACGGCGCCCTTGAGCCGGGGACTGTTGGCCGGCGGCGCGGCGCTGGCCGTCGTCGTCGAGCTCCTCCTCGAGCGCACCGAGGACAAGCGTCGCAAGCACGACTTCCGGAGCCTCCTGCGGGTCGTCTTCATCGTCCTGGCGGTCGTGGGCGTGACGGCCGTGCTCACTCGACAGTACCTCGGACTGCTCTTTTCGCTCGGCATCGTCGGCTTCGCGGTCACCTTCGCGCTCCAGCAGCCGCTGTTCTCGCTGATCGGCTGGGTGTACATCATGGTCAAGCGGCCCTACGGCGTCGGCGACCGGATCACCTTCCCGGTGAACCGGTACCGGTGA
- a CDS encoding efflux RND transporter permease subunit, translated as MDYQPYVDRVDGYVTERPGTVVVAFLLVTGMFALGLGGVSTEAGTQQFTQDVPAQEALDEVNAKFSPAFAADTGSTQLIQRSGNVLSRTAMLRMLEVQERMADRPGMRVESTSSAAGIVARQLDPDAETLAAQQRAIEGATDTEIRAAVRAADETNPRFSGLLSEDYNPESASASATIGVVSHEIPGGVSGSAGQGGSSPLTPIQQEAERIVDSVGGDITVFGSGVIAAEFSAVINDTLAIVVPAAVLLITVFLSVAYRDLADLLLGVVALFMALVWTFGFMGIAGIAFSQVLIAVPPLLLAVGIDFGIHAVNRYREERARGRDIAASMTETTDQVLVAFFIVTGTTVIGFGANLTSDLPPIREFGIVAAVGIVFTFAIFGVFLPAAKVKLDHARERYPIPTFGTTPLGFGESALGRFQGAGSRIARVGPLVFVVALLVVSGVSAGYATGVDTTFETEDFLPPADQPDYYDALPEPFAPGEYTVTGTLNFLEESFETGQSDTVTVYVEGPMERGSALESLHRAGRDPPSSVVTEDRQAEATSIVTVIRDYADRDPAFARLVDRNDADDDGIPDENLPDVYDALYDSPAGERASQYMTADRRSTRVVYTVKSDATQGEVTADARTLADRQRFEATATGSTVVFESISTVILESAIVSLVVALVGSSLFLVAVYWLLLGRASLGIANVVPIVVTVCLVAGSIRLLGLSFNAFTATILAITIGLGIDYSVHITHRFADEYVENGVELYEAIDRTVKGTGGALTGSMLTTVFGIGVLVLSLFPAIGQFGLLTALSVFYAYLASLYVLPSVLVLWARAVGDDGADTVFGRLTSG; from the coding sequence CTCGGCCTGGGCGGCGTCTCGACGGAGGCCGGCACCCAGCAGTTCACCCAGGACGTCCCCGCTCAGGAGGCCCTCGACGAGGTCAACGCGAAGTTCAGCCCCGCCTTCGCCGCGGACACGGGGAGCACACAGCTGATACAGCGGAGCGGGAACGTCCTCTCGCGGACGGCGATGCTCCGGATGCTGGAGGTCCAAGAGCGCATGGCCGACCGCCCCGGGATGCGCGTCGAGAGCACCTCCAGTGCGGCGGGCATCGTCGCCCGACAGCTCGACCCCGACGCCGAGACGCTCGCCGCCCAGCAGCGCGCCATCGAGGGCGCGACCGACACCGAGATACGGGCGGCCGTCCGGGCGGCCGACGAGACGAACCCCCGGTTCTCGGGGCTGCTCTCGGAGGACTACAACCCCGAGTCGGCGTCGGCGTCGGCCACCATCGGCGTCGTCAGCCACGAGATTCCTGGCGGCGTCTCCGGCAGCGCCGGCCAGGGCGGCTCCAGCCCGCTGACGCCGATCCAGCAGGAGGCCGAACGCATCGTCGACTCCGTCGGCGGCGACATCACGGTGTTCGGCTCCGGCGTCATCGCCGCCGAGTTCAGCGCCGTCATCAACGATACGCTGGCAATCGTCGTCCCCGCGGCGGTGCTTCTCATCACCGTGTTCCTCTCGGTGGCCTACCGGGACCTCGCGGACCTGCTTCTCGGCGTCGTCGCGCTGTTCATGGCGCTGGTGTGGACGTTCGGCTTCATGGGCATCGCCGGCATCGCGTTCAGCCAGGTGCTCATCGCGGTCCCGCCGCTGTTGCTGGCGGTCGGCATCGACTTCGGCATCCACGCGGTGAACCGCTACCGCGAGGAGCGGGCCCGGGGCCGCGACATCGCCGCGTCGATGACCGAGACGACCGACCAGGTGCTCGTGGCGTTCTTCATCGTGACGGGCACGACCGTCATCGGGTTCGGCGCGAACCTGACGAGCGACCTGCCGCCGATACGGGAGTTCGGCATCGTCGCCGCCGTCGGCATCGTCTTCACGTTCGCCATCTTCGGGGTGTTCCTGCCGGCGGCGAAGGTGAAACTCGACCACGCCCGGGAGCGCTACCCGATTCCGACGTTCGGGACGACGCCGCTGGGGTTCGGCGAATCGGCGCTCGGGCGGTTCCAGGGCGCCGGCAGCCGTATCGCCCGGGTGGGGCCGCTGGTCTTCGTCGTCGCCCTCCTCGTCGTCAGCGGCGTCTCGGCCGGCTACGCGACCGGCGTCGACACCACCTTCGAGACCGAGGACTTCCTACCGCCCGCCGACCAGCCGGACTACTACGACGCGTTGCCGGAGCCGTTCGCGCCGGGCGAGTACACCGTCACGGGAACGCTGAACTTCCTCGAAGAGAGCTTCGAGACCGGACAGTCAGACACCGTAACGGTGTACGTCGAGGGACCGATGGAACGGGGGTCGGCCCTGGAGTCGCTGCACCGCGCCGGCCGGGACCCGCCGTCCTCCGTGGTGACCGAGGACCGCCAGGCCGAGGCGACCAGCATCGTCACCGTCATCCGGGACTACGCCGACCGTGACCCCGCCTTCGCCCGACTCGTCGACCGCAACGACGCCGACGACGACGGTATCCCCGACGAGAACCTCCCGGACGTCTACGACGCGCTGTACGACTCGCCGGCCGGCGAGCGTGCCAGCCAGTACATGACGGCCGACCGACGGAGCACGCGGGTCGTCTACACCGTGAAGTCCGACGCGACGCAGGGCGAGGTGACCGCCGACGCCCGGACGCTCGCGGACAGACAGCGGTTCGAGGCGACCGCGACCGGCAGCACCGTCGTCTTCGAGTCCATCTCCACGGTCATCCTCGAGTCGGCCATCGTCAGCCTCGTCGTCGCGCTCGTGGGGTCGTCGCTGTTCCTCGTCGCCGTCTACTGGCTGCTGCTCGGGCGGGCCTCCCTCGGTATCGCCAACGTGGTGCCGATAGTCGTCACCGTCTGTCTGGTCGCCGGCTCCATCCGCCTGCTCGGGCTGTCGTTCAACGCCTTCACCGCGACCATCCTCGCCATCACCATCGGGCTCGGCATCGACTACTCCGTCCACATCACCCACCGGTTCGCCGACGAGTACGTCGAGAACGGCGTCGAACTCTACGAGGCCATCGACCGGACGGTGAAGGGGACCGGCGGCGCCCTCACCGGGAGCATGCTCACGACCGTCTTCGGCATCGGGGTGCTGGTGCTGTCGCTGTTCCCCGCCATCGGCCAGTTCGGTCTGCTGACCGCGCTGAGCGTCTTCTACGCCTATCTCGCGTCGCTGTACGTCCTGCCGTCGGTGCTGGTGCTGTGGGCCCGGGCGGTCGGCGACGATGGCGCCGACACCGTGTTCGGGAGGCTGACGAGCGGATGA